A DNA window from uncultured Methanoregula sp. contains the following coding sequences:
- a CDS encoding flagellin, whose protein sequence is MRADILFDSAFTGLEAAIVLIAFVVVAAVFSYVVLGAGFYTTQKSQEVVHTGVQSAGSNMQVVGNVYGVGTQGDTINKVNFSIALAPGGTPIDFEKLVIVYSNATTLETLRPIAGWQGSGVTAGTWGITSVQNPVGISNNLLEKGEQFDICAAPTNGIIKNDAFTLEVKPDIGATIAIKRTAPPSISGVNVLF, encoded by the coding sequence ATGCGAGCCGATATTCTTTTCGATAGTGCTTTTACCGGTCTTGAAGCCGCGATCGTACTCATAGCCTTTGTTGTTGTTGCTGCAGTATTCTCGTACGTTGTCCTCGGGGCCGGCTTTTACACAACGCAGAAGAGCCAGGAAGTTGTCCATACCGGGGTCCAGTCTGCAGGGTCCAACATGCAGGTTGTCGGGAATGTGTATGGGGTTGGCACGCAGGGAGACACGATAAACAAGGTGAACTTCAGCATCGCGCTTGCCCCGGGGGGAACGCCGATAGATTTTGAGAAACTGGTCATTGTCTACAGCAATGCCACCACGCTTGAGACCCTCCGGCCGATTGCCGGATGGCAGGGATCCGGGGTGACTGCCGGTACCTGGGGGATAACAAGCGTCCAGAACCCGGTCGGGATCTCCAACAACCTGCTGGAGAAGGGCGAGCAGTTCGACATCTGCGCTGCTCCGACAAACGGCATCATCAAGAATGACGCGTTTACCCTTGAAGTCAAACCGGACATCGGGGCAACAATCGCGATAAAGCGGACGGCCCCGCCCTCCATCAGCGGCGTGAATGTTCTCTTCTGA
- a CDS encoding alpha/beta hydrolase family protein, producing the protein MDIERSLIPGDSCQIPAILIRPPQPLGAAVIVHGYGGCKEEQLGLGFHVAEAGLETCIIDLRGHGEHPLPLDAKAGDDLAAAIRFCRRSGKVAAIGHSLGGRLALMSNADYRIALSPSLGRTYGERTCEMLKTLRSYRVRPSDLETLLDVQKTLPVFDPASGAGARIIYAERDAPEIAAECTALSTAGLPTIRIPGALHGDIFLQEPVFTAIRDQIREWYGIRD; encoded by the coding sequence ATGGATATTGAACGCAGCTTAATTCCGGGGGATTCCTGTCAGATTCCCGCAATACTTATCCGGCCGCCGCAGCCTCTCGGTGCAGCGGTGATCGTGCACGGGTACGGGGGATGCAAGGAGGAGCAGCTGGGCCTCGGGTTCCATGTAGCGGAAGCAGGCCTTGAGACGTGTATCATCGATCTCCGGGGCCACGGGGAGCATCCCCTCCCGCTGGACGCAAAAGCTGGTGACGATCTGGCAGCGGCTATCCGCTTCTGCCGCAGGTCGGGAAAGGTTGCGGCCATCGGCCATTCGCTCGGAGGACGACTGGCTCTCATGAGCAATGCAGATTACCGGATCGCACTGTCTCCCTCGCTTGGCCGGACCTATGGCGAGCGGACTTGCGAGATGCTTAAAACCCTGCGCAGTTACCGGGTGCGGCCATCGGATCTTGAAACCCTACTTGACGTCCAGAAGACCCTGCCGGTATTTGATCCAGCATCGGGAGCCGGTGCCCGGATCATCTATGCTGAACGGGATGCCCCGGAGATTGCGGCCGAATGCACTGCCCTGAGCACTGCCGGATTGCCGACCATACGGATCCCCGGAGCTCTCCATGGAGATATCTTCCTTCAGGAACCGGTGTTTACTGCAATCCGGGACCAGATCCGGGAATGGTACGGAATCCGCGACTGA
- a CDS encoding N-6 DNA methylase gives MIVPPHLGAWYPPSSSADLGWIQHRFAPLKKTGRMAVVLDTGAVSRGCDSKYNSINRYIARARIIQE, from the coding sequence ATGATTGTACCTCCCCATTTGGGGGCATGGTACCCGCCCTCAAGCAGTGCGGACTTGGGATGGATACAGCACAGGTTTGCCCCGCTTAAAAAGACCGGGCGGATGGCAGTAGTGCTGGATACCGGAGCAGTCTCACGGGGCTGCGACTCGAAGTATAATTCAATAAACAGGTATATAGCCAGAGCACGAATAATACAAGAATAA
- the dcd gene encoding dCTP deaminase has translation MILVDWQILDRIGRGHIKIDPYDPRLIQPNSLDIRLGNHFVWYKPGKEVIDPYNRESVASEVEETHADFFILNPGQFILAETLECIGLPDNIVATIEGKSSIARLGVTLHQTGGWIDAGFRGTITLEMANVNARPVKVYAGMPIGQLVFYTTERAEIPYDKKCDAKYLDQRQATLSRYHGNKR, from the coding sequence ATGATTCTTGTTGACTGGCAGATACTCGATCGCATCGGGCGGGGTCATATCAAAATCGATCCGTACGACCCCAGGCTCATCCAGCCGAACTCGCTGGATATACGCCTCGGGAACCATTTTGTCTGGTACAAACCGGGAAAAGAGGTCATCGATCCCTACAACCGGGAGAGCGTTGCATCCGAAGTTGAAGAAACCCATGCGGATTTCTTCATCCTCAACCCGGGGCAGTTCATCCTCGCCGAGACCCTGGAATGTATCGGCCTCCCCGACAACATCGTTGCCACGATCGAAGGAAAGTCCAGCATTGCCCGGCTCGGGGTCACGCTCCACCAGACCGGCGGCTGGATCGATGCCGGGTTCCGGGGTACGATCACGCTGGAGATGGCAAACGTCAACGCGAGGCCGGTCAAAGTCTATGCCGGCATGCCGATCGGCCAGCTGGTTTTTTACACAACCGAACGGGCCGAGATTCCCTATGACAAGAAATGCGATGCCAAGTACCTCGACCAGCGGCAGGCCACCCTCTCGCGGTATCACGGGAATAAGAGATAA
- a CDS encoding PAS domain S-box protein, whose translation MDRYIAIAGKRISHTDIVRLFVIASLTISCIFITSISLSLRVETIYSQLFYFPILYATYFFPRRGLYLAGFCAVAYEILAYVYIFPDVGALLITTGQAILFICIAGVVSYFIEKINASEARYRSIFDTSLLGIILFDQNRFTIRMANTYISQILGYSRQELLTMTLPQILPSKDEQRRFFEYLGSSEDVTNFETMFVTKAGEPLWVNLSWSRIDGNLVSCSVINIDERKRAEQDAKENFLQYKQVTENAPTSIIILKNNTIVYVNPSFLAFSGYEPEDLIGKDLIEFVHHEDRDEFPFFSETADARIPLPGMTELRLLSRSGENKLAAFFFTWIVQKGSPAVLINLMDITERERLKQTIAKDNDRRRGIISTVAHELRTPLQPIMGYLNLLTEDPQTYGVTDETKAILNRCAKSVDRERQIINQMLELSVLDSGKIPLKYSNFSVYSMLRTILDAGGYITKAEITLDVPPELTIEADENKISIVIESMLSNAINYSKPPRKVRIIYSTTSTEPMHRLSIQDNGIGITNTQLDEIFEPFQLPDSGNMSRKYDRIGLSLSIAKKYVQMHGGFISVDSIVNLGSTFTIHLPKKRPEEEIPHDA comes from the coding sequence ATGGATCGGTACATCGCAATTGCAGGAAAACGGATATCCCATACGGATATCGTCAGGTTATTTGTCATCGCGTCCCTTACCATTTCCTGCATCTTCATCACATCGATCTCCCTCTCCCTCCGGGTTGAAACGATCTACTCCCAGCTCTTCTATTTCCCGATATTGTACGCAACCTACTTCTTCCCCCGGCGCGGTCTCTACCTTGCCGGGTTCTGCGCCGTGGCATACGAGATCCTGGCCTACGTGTACATTTTTCCCGACGTGGGCGCTCTCCTCATAACAACCGGGCAGGCCATCCTGTTCATCTGCATTGCCGGTGTCGTCTCCTATTTCATCGAGAAGATCAATGCCAGTGAGGCGCGGTACCGCAGCATCTTCGATACCTCCCTTCTCGGAATAATCCTCTTTGACCAGAACCGGTTTACCATCCGGATGGCCAACACCTACATCTCCCAGATCCTGGGATATTCCCGCCAGGAACTTCTCACGATGACACTTCCCCAGATCCTGCCATCGAAAGACGAGCAGCGGAGATTCTTCGAGTACCTGGGCTCAAGCGAGGACGTGACGAATTTCGAGACCATGTTTGTCACAAAGGCCGGAGAGCCTCTCTGGGTCAATCTCTCGTGGAGCCGTATTGACGGGAACCTGGTCAGCTGCTCGGTCATCAACATCGATGAGCGCAAACGGGCCGAGCAGGATGCAAAGGAAAATTTCCTCCAGTACAAGCAGGTTACGGAAAATGCACCAACTTCGATCATTATTCTCAAGAACAACACGATCGTGTACGTGAACCCGTCGTTTCTGGCTTTCTCGGGATACGAGCCGGAGGACCTGATAGGAAAAGACCTCATCGAGTTCGTCCACCACGAGGACCGGGACGAATTCCCGTTCTTTTCCGAGACGGCAGATGCGAGGATCCCCCTGCCGGGCATGACCGAACTCCGGCTGCTCTCCCGGTCCGGCGAGAACAAGCTTGCAGCGTTCTTCTTCACGTGGATCGTCCAGAAGGGCAGCCCGGCGGTCCTGATCAACCTCATGGATATCACGGAAAGGGAGCGCCTCAAGCAGACGATTGCGAAAGACAATGACCGTAGGCGCGGGATCATCAGCACGGTTGCCCACGAACTCCGGACACCGCTCCAGCCGATCATGGGCTACCTGAACCTGCTCACCGAAGATCCCCAGACCTACGGGGTCACCGACGAGACAAAAGCGATCCTGAACCGGTGCGCGAAAAGCGTTGACCGCGAACGGCAGATCATCAACCAGATGCTGGAACTCTCGGTTCTCGATTCCGGCAAGATCCCCCTGAAGTACTCCAATTTTTCCGTGTACTCCATGCTCAGGACAATCCTGGACGCCGGAGGATACATAACAAAAGCCGAGATAACCCTGGATGTTCCCCCGGAGCTGACCATCGAAGCCGATGAGAACAAGATCTCGATCGTGATCGAGTCGATGCTCTCCAATGCCATCAATTACTCCAAGCCGCCCCGGAAGGTCCGGATCATCTACTCTACGACTTCAACGGAACCAATGCACCGGCTCTCCATCCAGGACAACGGGATCGGGATCACGAACACCCAGCTCGACGAGATCTTCGAGCCGTTCCAGCTCCCCGACTCCGGGAACATGAGCCGGAAGTACGACCGGATCGGGCTTTCGCTCTCCATTGCAAAAAAATATGTCCAGATGCACGGGGGGTTCATCAGCGTGGACTCCATCGTGAACCTCGGGAGCACGTTCACCATCCATCTCCCGAAAAAGCGCCCCGAGGAGGAGATCCCCCATGATGCGTAA
- a CDS encoding threonine--tRNA ligase produces the protein MRLLLIHSDYIEYEAKKKTKMAEECSVLSDREEEALTVFCAVESIDEEDLEGVVLQGISEVTKTAGQVNVKKIVIYPYAHLSSDLSSPETAVTVLNALRAGLEAEGFAVKRAPFGWYKSFKLSCKGHPLSELSRTIIPGEEGTVKKEKKEVTHDWFVLTPDGKQHDYKEFLDDTPFGCLVKKELGVAVPVGGDPAHVDLMRSKELVDYEPASDVGCLRWMPKGKIVRDLLGDYVLGMVLEYGGTPVETPVMYDLGDKAIFEHADKFGERQYRFKSNNRNMMLRFAACFGMFSIMRDMHISPNHLPMKMYELSTYSFRHEQKGEVIGLKRLRCFTMPDMHSLCLDMPQALKCFEEQLAMGWQTGRDFETKLVAAFRCTKAFYAEHEAWVKKIVKESDCPMLIEILSDRVHYWVAKIDLAAIDGQLRPIENPTVQIDVESSTRFNIKYHKEDGTPVHPPILHCSPTGSIERVMCAILENISTQPVPALPTWLSPIQVRVVPVAERHGAFAAEVCNQINAAKIRCDVDDREESVGKKVREAGMDWVPYVIVVGDEEVASKNLTVTIRKKSQPNKPFKEQMTAETLIAAVQKDTEGKPFRPLYTPRKLSMKARYI, from the coding sequence ATGCGACTTCTTCTCATCCATTCAGATTACATAGAATACGAAGCTAAAAAGAAGACGAAGATGGCGGAGGAGTGCTCGGTTCTTTCCGACAGGGAAGAAGAGGCACTTACTGTTTTCTGCGCCGTGGAATCGATCGACGAGGAAGACCTTGAAGGCGTTGTCCTCCAGGGAATTTCTGAAGTGACCAAGACCGCCGGGCAGGTCAATGTAAAGAAGATCGTCATCTACCCGTACGCCCACCTCTCAAGCGACCTCTCGTCACCCGAGACTGCCGTAACCGTCCTCAATGCCCTCAGGGCCGGCCTCGAGGCCGAGGGATTTGCCGTCAAGCGTGCGCCGTTCGGCTGGTACAAGTCCTTCAAACTTTCCTGCAAGGGCCACCCGCTCTCGGAACTCTCGAGGACCATCATCCCCGGCGAGGAAGGAACCGTCAAGAAAGAGAAGAAAGAGGTCACCCACGACTGGTTCGTTCTCACTCCCGACGGGAAGCAGCACGACTACAAGGAGTTCCTCGACGACACCCCGTTCGGGTGCCTGGTCAAGAAAGAGCTTGGCGTTGCGGTCCCGGTCGGCGGCGACCCGGCCCATGTCGACCTGATGCGCTCAAAGGAGCTCGTGGACTACGAGCCGGCAAGCGATGTCGGCTGCCTCCGCTGGATGCCCAAGGGCAAGATCGTCCGCGACCTCCTCGGCGATTACGTGCTCGGCATGGTGCTTGAGTACGGCGGGACCCCGGTCGAGACCCCGGTCATGTACGACCTTGGCGACAAGGCGATCTTCGAGCATGCCGACAAGTTCGGCGAGCGCCAGTACAGATTCAAGTCCAACAACCGGAACATGATGCTCCGGTTCGCGGCCTGCTTTGGCATGTTCTCGATCATGCGGGACATGCACATCTCGCCCAACCACCTCCCGATGAAGATGTACGAGCTCTCGACCTATTCCTTCCGCCACGAGCAGAAAGGCGAGGTCATCGGCCTGAAGCGCCTCCGGTGTTTCACGATGCCCGACATGCACTCGCTCTGCCTCGACATGCCGCAGGCCCTCAAGTGCTTTGAGGAGCAGCTTGCCATGGGATGGCAGACCGGCAGGGACTTCGAGACCAAACTCGTTGCTGCATTCCGGTGCACGAAGGCGTTCTATGCCGAGCACGAGGCCTGGGTCAAGAAGATCGTGAAGGAATCCGACTGCCCGATGCTCATCGAGATCCTCTCCGACCGCGTCCACTACTGGGTGGCAAAGATCGACCTCGCCGCCATCGATGGTCAGCTCCGCCCGATCGAGAACCCGACCGTCCAGATCGATGTCGAGTCCTCGACCCGGTTCAACATCAAGTACCACAAGGAAGACGGAACCCCCGTCCACCCGCCGATCCTCCACTGTTCGCCAACGGGCAGCATCGAGCGCGTGATGTGCGCAATCCTCGAGAACATCTCGACCCAGCCGGTCCCTGCCCTCCCCACGTGGCTCTCGCCCATACAGGTCCGGGTCGTGCCCGTTGCCGAGCGGCACGGGGCATTTGCAGCAGAAGTCTGCAACCAGATAAACGCTGCAAAGATCCGGTGCGATGTGGATGACCGCGAGGAGAGCGTGGGCAAGAAAGTCAGGGAAGCCGGGATGGACTGGGTCCCCTACGTGATCGTTGTCGGCGATGAGGAAGTCGCGTCCAAGAACCTGACCGTTACGATCCGGAAGAAGTCGCAGCCCAACAAGCCGTTCAAGGAGCAGATGACTGCCGAGACCCTGATAGCAGCTGTTCAGAAGGATACGGAAGGAAAACCGTTCCGCCCGCTCTATACCCCCCGGAAGCTTTCCATGAAAGCCCGGTACATCTGA
- a CDS encoding manganese-dependent inorganic pyrophosphatase: MNKQLYFIFTFIAISALLIAGCTQPQQMAAQTPQPTLGTSGSHGLTGSNSSVVSPAPVPVYVIGHRQPDTDSIASAVAYAALLNRISPGSPYIPARCGELNAESQYALQTAGLESPVLIESAHNRSVILVDHNEYDQAVKGIETAEIREIMDHHRLGGITTSNPIRFRNEPVGATATIITMRYREEQVTPSPEIATLLLAGILSDTLGLRMSTTTDKDKEAVADLSNMTGIDPERFGRTLINKGLQLDNIPTRELIVRDAKEYTLQGRNVSIAQIMTDSDEFSQKNKKEIRESLDKFQAEHGYVVSIVLVTDIVDQRTYLFAAGTPDLLEKLGYAEQPVLLEGVMSRKLDFFPSFAQKFEQIVQG; the protein is encoded by the coding sequence GTGAACAAACAGCTCTATTTCATTTTCACGTTCATTGCCATCTCGGCGTTACTGATTGCCGGCTGTACCCAGCCGCAGCAGATGGCGGCCCAGACCCCGCAGCCAACATTGGGAACGTCAGGATCTCACGGGCTGACCGGCAGTAACAGCAGTGTCGTCTCCCCGGCACCCGTGCCCGTATATGTTATCGGTCATCGGCAACCGGACACGGATAGCATTGCCAGTGCCGTTGCGTATGCCGCATTGCTGAACCGGATATCTCCCGGCTCTCCTTATATTCCTGCACGGTGTGGTGAGCTGAATGCCGAGTCTCAATATGCTCTCCAGACTGCGGGTCTGGAATCACCGGTGCTGATAGAAAGCGCTCACAACAGATCCGTCATCCTTGTTGATCATAACGAATATGATCAGGCAGTCAAAGGGATCGAGACTGCGGAAATCAGGGAGATCATGGATCATCACCGGCTCGGGGGAATTACAACATCGAACCCGATACGGTTCAGAAATGAACCTGTTGGAGCTACCGCAACGATCATTACGATGCGATATCGCGAAGAACAGGTCACTCCCTCCCCGGAAATTGCAACACTCCTTCTCGCAGGTATTCTTTCCGATACCCTGGGGCTCAGAATGTCAACAACGACAGACAAGGACAAAGAAGCTGTAGCAGATCTGTCGAACATGACGGGAATTGATCCGGAACGTTTTGGAAGAACCCTGATTAACAAGGGACTGCAACTTGACAACATCCCCACGAGGGAACTGATTGTCCGTGATGCAAAAGAGTATACCCTGCAGGGCAGGAATGTGTCAATTGCCCAGATTATGACCGATTCAGACGAATTTTCTCAGAAAAACAAAAAAGAAATTCGTGAATCACTCGACAAATTTCAGGCAGAACATGGATATGTGGTGAGTATTGTTCTCGTAACGGATATTGTCGATCAGCGGACGTATCTGTTCGCGGCAGGTACACCGGATCTGCTGGAAAAACTCGGGTATGCAGAACAACCGGTTCTGCTTGAGGGTGTTATGTCAAGAAAACTGGATTTTTTCCCTTCGTTTGCCCAGAAGTTCGAACAAATTGTTCAGGGCTGA
- the purB gene encoding adenylosuccinate lyase produces MAVHPIEERYGTKEMRAVWSEKNRFSAIVSAEVALAKAEANTGLIPAAAAVEISEKAHNASLERAKAIELEISHDMMAIVKAISEVTGESGRWVHYGATSNDILDTATGIQLGQTLDLIDEKLRRLLGILLKRADENKTLVCIGRTHGQHGVPTTYGLRFAIWASEVSRHIERLEQLRPRVVVGQMTGAVGTQAALGPKGIEVQASMMHFLGMSPVDVSNQVISRDRYAEFFMFCAGVATTLDKIGVEIRSLQRTEIGEVEEAFGAKQVGSSTMPHKRNPIKSEQVCGLARIIRSSVEPALQNNTLWDERDLTNSSCERVLFPEASILTDHCLRLMTIVLEGLVINKPAIRRNLAFLHGINMAESIMIELTKKGMSRQDSHERIRTASMQALAEGKPLAEILGADPEITRYCSKTEIDALLSPDAYIGTAVLQVERLKEKLSPLTV; encoded by the coding sequence ATGGCAGTTCACCCCATTGAGGAGCGGTACGGCACGAAGGAGATGCGTGCCGTCTGGAGTGAGAAAAACCGGTTTTCGGCAATCGTCAGCGCCGAGGTTGCGCTTGCAAAAGCCGAGGCCAACACCGGGCTCATCCCAGCAGCAGCGGCAGTCGAGATCAGCGAGAAGGCCCACAATGCATCGCTTGAGCGGGCAAAAGCGATCGAGCTCGAGATCAGCCACGACATGATGGCCATTGTGAAAGCGATCTCGGAAGTGACCGGAGAGTCCGGCAGGTGGGTGCACTACGGTGCGACAAGCAATGACATCCTCGACACCGCAACCGGCATCCAGCTGGGCCAGACGCTGGACCTCATTGATGAGAAACTGCGGAGGCTTCTTGGGATCCTGTTGAAAAGGGCGGACGAGAACAAGACGCTTGTCTGCATCGGGCGCACCCACGGCCAGCACGGGGTTCCGACAACGTACGGCCTCCGGTTTGCCATCTGGGCAAGCGAAGTGAGCCGGCATATTGAACGCCTCGAACAGCTGCGCCCCCGGGTCGTGGTCGGTCAGATGACCGGTGCGGTCGGGACCCAGGCGGCCCTTGGCCCAAAAGGCATCGAAGTCCAGGCATCCATGATGCATTTCCTCGGCATGAGCCCGGTGGATGTCTCCAACCAGGTCATCTCCCGCGACCGGTACGCTGAATTTTTTATGTTCTGCGCCGGTGTTGCAACAACCCTTGACAAGATAGGCGTCGAGATCCGCTCGCTCCAGCGGACCGAGATCGGCGAAGTAGAGGAAGCCTTCGGTGCAAAACAGGTGGGCTCCTCCACGATGCCGCACAAGAGAAACCCGATCAAGTCCGAGCAGGTCTGCGGCCTTGCCCGGATCATCCGGTCGTCGGTCGAGCCGGCACTCCAGAACAACACGCTCTGGGACGAGCGGGATCTCACCAACTCGTCCTGCGAGCGCGTGCTCTTCCCCGAGGCCTCCATCCTCACCGACCACTGCCTCCGGCTCATGACCATTGTTCTCGAAGGGCTCGTGATCAACAAGCCGGCTATCCGCAGGAACCTGGCCTTCCTTCACGGGATCAACATGGCCGAATCGATCATGATCGAGCTGACCAAGAAGGGCATGAGCCGGCAGGACTCCCACGAGCGGATCCGGACCGCCAGCATGCAGGCCCTTGCCGAGGGAAAACCACTTGCAGAGATCCTGGGCGCGGACCCCGAGATCACCAGGTACTGCTCGAAGACCGAGATAGATGCCCTGCTCTCGCCCGATGCCTATATCGGGACTGCTGTTCTGCAGGTCGAGCGGCTCAAGGAGAAACTCTCCCCGCTCACGGTCTGA
- a CDS encoding response regulator, whose amino-acid sequence MMRKILVIEDDQPILDLMEILIRKLGYEPVLIANGLEALEHIRKEPPSLILLDIMMMPINGWEILDKLRFEYGIKDIPVIIFSASPAVDERIAIIKDPHLGVLHKPVTFAELRTGIERYLP is encoded by the coding sequence ATGATGCGTAAGATCCTTGTTATCGAAGACGACCAGCCGATCCTGGACTTAATGGAGATCCTCATCCGGAAACTGGGGTACGAACCCGTCCTGATTGCAAACGGCCTCGAGGCTCTTGAACATATCCGGAAGGAGCCTCCCTCGCTCATCCTCCTCGACATCATGATGATGCCGATCAATGGCTGGGAGATCCTGGACAAGCTCCGGTTCGAATACGGGATAAAGGATATCCCGGTCATCATCTTCTCGGCATCTCCGGCGGTTGACGAGCGTATTGCAATCATCAAGGATCCCCACCTTGGGGTGCTCCACAAACCGGTCACGTTTGCCGAGCTCAGGACGGGAATCGAACGGTATCTTCCATAA